A genomic segment from Streptomyces sp. NBC_00654 encodes:
- a CDS encoding carboxymuconolactone decarboxylase family protein, with the protein MNIDIPEGKDAIAYVWGEMVPGIGIAAAGFSMSVYDHTTLGLREFEAARLRIAQINGCAFCLDWRTERDGETVEDSFADAVAAWRTTDAFDVRTRLAAEYAERYSLDHHGLDEEFWTRMSAAYSQLEIVELTMSIGSWLVFGRLNHVLGLDTVCALPGH; encoded by the coding sequence ATGAACATCGACATTCCCGAAGGCAAGGACGCGATCGCGTACGTGTGGGGGGAGATGGTCCCCGGGATCGGCATCGCCGCCGCGGGCTTCTCGATGTCGGTGTACGACCACACGACCCTGGGACTGCGCGAGTTCGAAGCCGCGCGGCTGCGGATCGCCCAGATCAACGGGTGCGCGTTCTGTCTGGACTGGCGCACCGAGCGGGACGGGGAGACGGTCGAGGACTCGTTCGCCGACGCGGTGGCCGCATGGCGCACCACCGACGCGTTCGACGTCCGGACCCGGCTGGCCGCGGAGTACGCCGAGCGGTACTCCCTGGACCACCATGGGCTCGACGAGGAGTTCTGGACGCGGATGAGCGCGGCCTACAGCCAGCTGGAGATCGTGGAGCTGACGATGAGCATCGGCTCCTGGCTGGTGTTCGGCCGGCTCAACCACGTCCTGGGCCTCGACACGGTGTGCGCGCTGCCCGGTCACTGA
- a CDS encoding dihydrodipicolinate reductase, translating to MISTVVWGTGNVGRAAIRAVAAHPGLALTAVLVHSPGKVGLDAGGLGGLDRALGVAATDDVGGVLAGRPQAVVYAGSGDIRPDGALADICRAIRAGAVVVTPSLYALYDQLNAPPELREPVLAAIAEGGGSLFVSGVDPGWGNDVLPLLISGLGSTVEVIRCQEIFDYSTYDQEDSVRNLVGMGLPMDHEPLMLAPTVPTMVWGGQIRLMARALGVELDRIRETVDRCPLETSVTTRTMGEFGAGTQGAVRFEVQGIVGGEPRIVIEHVTRIHPSCAPHWPAPPDGDGAHRVVIEGRPRIEVTIESTDEGENRSAGGNATAAGRLVGAVDWLVDAEPGLYDALDVPLRPAAGKLGRRQR from the coding sequence ATGATTTCCACGGTTGTCTGGGGAACGGGAAACGTCGGCCGCGCGGCGATCCGCGCCGTGGCGGCGCATCCGGGGCTCGCGCTCACCGCCGTACTCGTCCACAGCCCCGGCAAGGTGGGCCTGGACGCGGGCGGGCTGGGCGGGCTCGACCGCGCTCTGGGGGTCGCCGCGACCGATGATGTCGGGGGCGTGCTGGCCGGCCGTCCGCAGGCGGTGGTGTACGCGGGGTCGGGCGACATCCGGCCCGACGGGGCGCTCGCCGACATCTGCCGGGCGATCCGGGCGGGGGCCGTGGTCGTCACCCCCTCGCTGTACGCGCTGTACGACCAGCTGAACGCCCCGCCGGAGCTGCGGGAGCCGGTGCTGGCCGCCATCGCGGAGGGCGGCGGATCGCTGTTCGTCTCCGGCGTGGACCCGGGCTGGGGCAACGATGTGCTGCCGCTGCTGATCAGTGGCCTCGGCTCCACCGTGGAGGTGATCCGCTGCCAGGAGATCTTCGACTACTCCACGTACGACCAGGAGGACTCGGTCCGGAACCTGGTCGGCATGGGCCTGCCGATGGACCACGAGCCGCTGATGCTCGCCCCGACGGTGCCGACCATGGTGTGGGGCGGACAGATCCGGCTGATGGCCAGGGCACTGGGCGTCGAACTCGACCGGATCCGCGAGACGGTGGACCGGTGTCCGCTGGAGACCTCGGTGACCACCAGGACGATGGGTGAGTTCGGGGCGGGCACACAGGGCGCGGTGCGGTTCGAGGTGCAGGGCATCGTCGGCGGTGAGCCCCGCATCGTCATCGAACACGTCACGCGCATCCACCCCTCCTGCGCACCGCACTGGCCGGCGCCTCCCGACGGTGACGGCGCGCACCGGGTGGTCATCGAGGGACGCCCGCGCATCGAGGTCACGATCGAGTCCACCGACGAGGGCGAGAACCGGTCGGCGGGCGGGAACGCGACCGCGGCGGGCCGGCTCGTGGGCGCCGTCGACTGGCTCGTGGACGCGGAACCCGGACTGTACGACGCACTCGACGTCCCGCTGCGGCCCGCAGCCGGCAAGCTCGGAAGGAGACAGCGATGA
- a CDS encoding UbiA family prenyltransferase yields the protein MDTPDGPATAVTAAQPAALPPRGVAGPALALALASHPGPVLAVTALTAALAVGSGLGGARCLLVAAAVLAGQLSVGWCNDAHDAGRDAAAGRRGKPVAAGTVRRGEVWAAAFAALALCVPLSLACGPAAGTVHLAAVGAAWLYNLRLKATALSWLPYVAGFGALPAMVALSLPGRPWPAWWAVTAGALLGTAAHLGDTLPDIEEDGKAGIRGLPHRLGATGTRLLLPVPLAAATAVLVLGPSGPPDRWGAAALALVLPTAVAGLALGRLWRKAAFAGTVAVAAVDLSLLLVRGTAIV from the coding sequence ATGGACACCCCGGACGGACCGGCGACGGCGGTGACGGCCGCTCAGCCGGCCGCGCTGCCGCCGCGCGGTGTGGCGGGGCCGGCCCTGGCGCTGGCCCTGGCCAGTCATCCCGGACCGGTCCTCGCGGTGACCGCGCTGACTGCCGCGCTGGCCGTCGGTTCCGGGCTCGGCGGCGCGCGCTGCCTCCTGGTCGCCGCGGCCGTCCTGGCCGGTCAGCTCTCGGTGGGCTGGTGCAACGACGCCCACGACGCCGGGCGGGACGCCGCGGCGGGACGCCGGGGGAAGCCCGTGGCCGCCGGAACGGTGCGCCGGGGCGAGGTGTGGGCCGCGGCGTTCGCCGCCCTCGCCCTGTGCGTACCGCTGTCGCTGGCCTGTGGTCCGGCGGCCGGCACGGTGCATCTGGCGGCGGTCGGCGCGGCGTGGCTGTACAACCTGCGGCTCAAGGCGACGGCGCTGTCCTGGCTTCCGTACGTCGCCGGATTCGGTGCCCTGCCCGCCATGGTCGCCCTGAGCCTGCCGGGCCGGCCCTGGCCGGCGTGGTGGGCGGTGACTGCCGGTGCGCTGCTCGGGACCGCGGCCCATCTGGGCGACACGCTCCCGGACATCGAGGAGGACGGGAAGGCCGGAATCCGCGGTCTGCCGCACCGGCTGGGTGCCACGGGCACCCGGCTGCTGCTGCCGGTCCCCCTCGCGGCGGCGACGGCGGTGCTGGTCCTGGGGCCTTCGGGGCCGCCGGACCGGTGGGGCGCGGCCGCGCTCGCCCTGGTGCTCCCGACCGCTGTCGCCGGGCTCGCGCTGGGGCGGCTCTGGCGCAAGGCCGCCTTCGCGGGGACGGTGGCCGTGGCGGCGGTGGACCTGTCCCTGCTCCTGGTGCGGGGTACCGCCATCGTGTGA
- a CDS encoding type III polyketide synthase, translated as MWAGWGHDTAEAGVGMSRITAVHGALPPHRHTQREITDMVARTCLPPGAGRRVLDRLHENAQVRNRHTVLPLESYRALDGFGAANDVFIGAAVRLGAEAVRGALRTACLRPTDVDLLMFTSVTGVAAPSVDARLVGRLGLRPDVKRLPVFGLGCVAGAAGVARLHDYLLGHPDQVAVLLSVELCSLTFQRGDITPANMVATALFGDGASAAVVVGGRRAAAGGPEVVATRSRMYPGTEHVMGWDIGDSGFRVVLDPAVPDVVRRYLAEDVTEFLSEHGLKPKDIAHWVCHPGGPKVLRAVTDALALPQSALDVTRRSLADVGNLSSSSVLHVLRDTLAERRPEPGTPGLLMAMGPGFCCELVLLRW; from the coding sequence ATGTGGGCAGGATGGGGTCATGACACCGCCGAAGCAGGAGTCGGGATGAGCCGGATCACCGCTGTCCACGGAGCCCTGCCACCGCACCGCCACACCCAGCGCGAGATCACCGACATGGTGGCCCGCACCTGCCTGCCGCCGGGCGCCGGCCGCCGCGTACTCGACCGGCTCCACGAGAACGCGCAGGTCCGCAACCGCCACACGGTGCTGCCGCTGGAGAGTTATCGCGCACTGGACGGCTTCGGCGCCGCGAACGACGTGTTCATCGGCGCGGCCGTCCGCCTCGGTGCCGAGGCGGTACGCGGCGCGCTGCGCACGGCGTGCCTGCGGCCCACCGATGTGGATCTGCTGATGTTCACCTCCGTCACCGGAGTGGCCGCCCCGTCGGTGGACGCCCGGCTCGTGGGACGTCTCGGGCTGCGGCCCGATGTGAAACGGCTGCCGGTCTTCGGCCTGGGCTGTGTCGCCGGAGCCGCCGGTGTGGCACGGCTGCACGACTACCTCCTGGGCCACCCGGACCAGGTCGCGGTGCTCCTCTCGGTCGAGCTCTGCTCCCTCACCTTCCAGCGCGGCGACATCACCCCCGCCAACATGGTGGCGACCGCGCTGTTCGGCGACGGGGCGTCCGCCGCGGTCGTCGTCGGCGGCCGGCGGGCCGCGGCCGGCGGCCCCGAGGTGGTCGCCACCCGGAGCAGGATGTACCCGGGCACCGAACACGTCATGGGCTGGGACATCGGCGACAGCGGCTTCAGAGTGGTCCTCGACCCGGCCGTCCCCGACGTCGTCCGCCGGTATCTCGCCGAGGACGTGACCGAGTTCCTGTCGGAACACGGCCTCAAACCGAAGGACATCGCCCACTGGGTGTGCCACCCCGGAGGCCCCAAGGTCCTGCGAGCCGTCACCGACGCACTGGCCCTGCCCCAGTCGGCGCTCGACGTCACCAGGCGTTCCCTGGCCGACGTCGGCAACCTGTCCTCGTCCTCCGTCCTGCACGTCCTGCGGGACACGCTGGCGGAGCGGCGGCCCGAACCGGGAACGCCCGGCCTGCTCATGGCCATGGGGCCCGGATTCTGCTGCGAACTGGTGCTGCTGCGCTGGTAG
- a CDS encoding isoprenylcysteine carboxyl methyltransferase family protein — MIWYTALVLAVAGERLAELAVALRHTRWSLARGGTEAGRGHYPAMVALHTALLAGCLAEAGLAGRPFLPGPGWTAVAVVLAAQGLRWWCVGTLGPQWNTRVIVVPGLPLVTGGPYRWLRHPNYVAVAAEGLALPLVHGAWATATVFTVLNGALMAVRIRCEEGALARMTAADVRA, encoded by the coding sequence GTGATCTGGTACACCGCGCTGGTGCTGGCCGTGGCGGGCGAACGCCTCGCCGAACTCGCCGTCGCACTGCGCCACACCCGCTGGAGCCTGGCCCGGGGCGGCACCGAAGCCGGCCGGGGGCACTACCCCGCGATGGTCGCCCTGCACACCGCCCTGCTGGCCGGCTGCCTGGCCGAAGCCGGCCTGGCCGGAAGGCCGTTCCTGCCCGGGCCCGGCTGGACCGCGGTGGCCGTGGTGCTCGCCGCGCAGGGCCTGCGCTGGTGGTGCGTCGGCACACTCGGACCCCAGTGGAACACCCGGGTCATCGTGGTCCCGGGCCTGCCCCTGGTGACCGGCGGACCCTACCGGTGGCTGCGCCACCCCAACTACGTCGCGGTCGCCGCCGAAGGGCTGGCCCTGCCCCTGGTCCACGGCGCCTGGGCGACCGCCACCGTGTTCACCGTCCTCAACGGAGCACTGATGGCCGTGCGGATCCGGTGCGAGGAAGGGGCGCTGGCCCGTATGACGGCGGCGGACGTACGGGCGTGA
- a CDS encoding NAD(P)/FAD-dependent oxidoreductase has product MIDLLVAGGGPAGLAAAITAARAGMDTVVVEPRAAPIDKACGEGIMPGGVAALRALGVRLSGRDLHGIGYLDGGRSVRAAFRDGPGLGVRRTELHAALHRRAVELGVRVVPGRAGDVRQDDHGVSLGTTGLRARWLVAADGLHSPLRRELGLDRPGGGPRRYGLRRHYRIAPWSDFVEVHWSRHAEAYVTPVGDRLVGVAVLSADRRTYAQHLAAFPALAGVLHGRDAGPVRGAGPLRQAARSRRAGRVLLVGDAAGYVDALTGEGIALAVATAGAAVGCLAAGRPQDYPRHWARLTRRHRWLTEGLLKAARCPSGSRLIVAAAHRAPDVFEAVVHALR; this is encoded by the coding sequence GTGATCGACCTCCTGGTGGCGGGCGGCGGACCCGCCGGACTGGCCGCGGCGATCACGGCCGCCCGCGCGGGGATGGACACCGTGGTCGTCGAACCCCGCGCCGCCCCCATCGACAAGGCCTGCGGCGAGGGCATCATGCCGGGCGGGGTGGCCGCGCTGCGGGCCCTGGGAGTACGGCTCTCCGGCCGCGACCTGCACGGAATCGGATACCTGGACGGCGGACGCAGCGTCCGGGCGGCATTCCGCGACGGCCCGGGACTGGGCGTACGGCGCACCGAACTGCACGCCGCGCTGCACCGGCGGGCCGTCGAACTCGGTGTACGCGTCGTGCCGGGCAGGGCCGGGGACGTCCGCCAGGACGACCACGGCGTCAGCCTCGGCACGACGGGACTGCGCGCCCGCTGGCTCGTCGCCGCCGACGGCCTGCACTCCCCGCTGCGCCGGGAACTCGGCCTGGACCGTCCCGGCGGGGGACCGCGGCGCTACGGGCTGCGCCGCCACTACCGGATCGCGCCGTGGAGCGACTTCGTCGAAGTCCACTGGTCCCGGCACGCCGAGGCCTATGTGACACCCGTGGGGGACCGGCTCGTGGGCGTCGCCGTGCTCAGTGCCGACCGCCGGACCTACGCACAGCACCTGGCCGCCTTTCCCGCACTCGCCGGTGTGCTCCACGGCCGGGACGCCGGCCCCGTACGCGGCGCCGGCCCGCTGCGGCAGGCCGCACGGAGCCGGCGGGCCGGACGTGTCCTGCTGGTCGGCGACGCCGCAGGGTATGTCGACGCGCTGACGGGCGAGGGCATCGCGCTGGCCGTCGCGACGGCCGGCGCGGCCGTCGGATGTCTGGCCGCCGGCCGCCCGCAGGACTACCCCCGGCACTGGGCCCGGCTGACGAGACGTCACCGGTGGCTCACCGAGGGGCTGCTGAAAGCTGCCCGGTGCCCCTCCGGGAGCCGTCTGATCGTCGCGGCGGCACACCGCGCGCCGGATGTGTTCGAGGCGGTGGTGCACGCCCTTCGATGA
- a CDS encoding CdaR family transcriptional regulator produces MTEQPRAVLGRILNDLGSTLIEVVAGEADPSRTVTGVLIQDPLDEPARLPGAVVLGVGVYGSEPVAALIERAAGLGAAAVVVRSPVPVEGPVSRAAARTGLTVLGLTPGASWAQVAALLRSLLAVDELGTVGGPDEADGAEPLAGDLFALANATAGLLDGPVTVEDRGGRVLAFSSRQDEGDDARIATVLDRQVPAEKLRALEANGAFHALYRNEGPVFVEGISARPRVAIAVRAGGEILGSIWVVVDGPLSEDRTQSLHEAAKVAALHLLRHRRGEDVERRLRADLLATVLEGGTHAPQAAVRLGLAVQPACVLALAVTGEEPAPDRVAAGQRVAEALALHLSAIHPRTAVASLGGVTYAVLPTSSDEQALRVAEAFLGRVGSRVPAVIGVGRLAARPAELRRSRADADRALRVLGSGRSPRRTARLSDVYAASLLEELTDLMAAEDDLPDGPVVRLRAYDAAHHTALTDTLEAWLSTFGDVIAAAAAVHVHPNTFRYRLKRLTVVAGIDLGDPEARFEAMLQLRLRPPNP; encoded by the coding sequence ATGACGGAGCAGCCGCGGGCCGTGCTCGGCCGGATTCTCAACGATCTCGGATCGACGCTGATCGAGGTGGTGGCGGGCGAGGCCGACCCGTCCCGCACCGTCACCGGGGTGCTGATCCAGGATCCGCTGGACGAGCCGGCGCGGCTGCCCGGCGCGGTGGTGCTCGGGGTCGGGGTGTACGGCTCCGAGCCTGTCGCCGCGCTGATCGAGCGGGCGGCCGGTCTCGGTGCGGCGGCCGTGGTGGTCCGCTCACCGGTCCCGGTGGAGGGGCCGGTGTCACGGGCGGCGGCGCGTACCGGCCTGACCGTGCTGGGGCTGACCCCCGGGGCGTCCTGGGCCCAGGTGGCGGCGCTGCTGCGGTCGCTGCTGGCGGTCGACGAGCTGGGCACGGTGGGCGGTCCCGACGAGGCCGACGGCGCCGAGCCGCTGGCCGGTGATCTGTTCGCGCTGGCCAACGCGACGGCCGGGCTGCTGGACGGCCCGGTCACCGTGGAGGACCGCGGCGGGCGGGTACTGGCGTTCTCCAGCCGGCAGGACGAGGGCGACGACGCCAGGATCGCGACCGTGCTGGACCGGCAGGTGCCGGCGGAGAAGCTGCGCGCGCTGGAGGCCAACGGCGCCTTCCACGCCCTGTACCGGAACGAGGGGCCCGTCTTCGTGGAGGGCATCTCCGCCCGGCCCCGGGTCGCGATCGCCGTCCGGGCGGGCGGTGAGATCCTCGGTTCGATCTGGGTCGTGGTCGACGGCCCGCTGAGCGAGGACCGCACGCAGTCCCTGCACGAGGCCGCGAAGGTGGCCGCCCTGCATCTGCTGCGGCACCGGAGGGGCGAGGACGTCGAGCGCCGGCTGCGCGCGGATCTGCTCGCCACGGTCCTGGAGGGCGGTACGCACGCGCCGCAGGCGGCCGTCCGGCTGGGCCTCGCGGTGCAGCCCGCCTGTGTACTGGCGCTGGCGGTGACCGGCGAGGAGCCGGCGCCCGACCGGGTGGCGGCGGGCCAGCGGGTCGCCGAGGCCCTCGCTCTGCATCTGTCGGCGATCCATCCCCGTACGGCCGTGGCCTCGCTCGGGGGTGTCACCTACGCGGTGCTGCCCACGAGTTCGGACGAGCAGGCGCTGCGGGTGGCGGAGGCCTTCCTGGGCCGTGTGGGCAGCCGTGTTCCGGCTGTCATCGGTGTGGGCAGGCTCGCCGCGCGCCCGGCCGAGCTGCGGCGTTCGCGTGCGGACGCGGACCGGGCGCTGCGGGTGCTCGGCTCCGGGCGCTCGCCGCGCCGCACGGCCCGGCTGTCGGACGTCTACGCCGCCTCCCTGCTGGAGGAGCTGACGGATCTGATGGCCGCCGAGGACGACCTTCCCGACGGTCCCGTGGTCCGGCTGCGCGCGTACGACGCCGCGCACCACACCGCGCTCACCGACACACTGGAGGCCTGGCTGAGCACGTTCGGCGATGTGATCGCCGCGGCCGCCGCGGTCCATGTCCACCCCAACACCTTCCGGTACCGGCTCAAGCGGCTGACGGTGGTGGCGGGCATCGATCTCGGTGATCCGGAGGCCCGGTTCGAGGCCATGCTCCAGCTGCGTCTGCGGCCGCCGAACCCGTGA
- a CDS encoding serine hydrolase — protein MTTTRPDVPGPRQDSVESRIRAAFDDAGVRGFFFAREIDGERAIGVAADEPVVLASVFKIPVALAYAREAAAGRLDRTERHEVDMRYRDGGIGTSGCADPVSMSLRDLVHMMLTMSDNAATDVVLARVGLGTVNELLAGLGLGRTHLTGSCRELLGSLFAELGVSTEAEAHARMAAVAASDPGRVLELSVCVPERTTRSTARESAELLARIWRDEAGPAEACAEVRSVMAQQIWPHRLGSAFDDSYRLAGKTGTLPGWRNEAGVIEEPGGGRWAVAVFTRSGTPDLRNPRADRVIGQVARLAMDEFRSIGL, from the coding sequence ATGACCACGACCCGCCCGGACGTCCCGGGGCCGCGGCAGGACAGCGTCGAGTCCCGCATCAGGGCGGCGTTCGACGACGCCGGGGTCCGGGGGTTCTTCTTCGCCCGCGAGATCGACGGGGAACGCGCGATCGGCGTCGCGGCGGACGAACCGGTCGTCCTCGCCTCGGTCTTCAAGATCCCGGTGGCGCTCGCCTATGCCCGTGAGGCCGCCGCCGGACGGCTGGACCGGACCGAGCGCCATGAGGTGGACATGCGGTACCGCGACGGCGGAATCGGCACGTCGGGCTGTGCCGACCCGGTCTCGATGAGTCTGCGCGACCTGGTCCACATGATGCTGACGATGAGTGACAACGCCGCCACCGACGTGGTGCTGGCCCGGGTGGGGCTGGGCACGGTCAATGAGCTGCTCGCCGGACTCGGTCTGGGACGCACCCATCTGACCGGCAGCTGCCGGGAGCTGCTCGGCTCGCTCTTCGCGGAGCTCGGCGTGTCCACCGAGGCCGAGGCGCACGCGAGGATGGCGGCGGTGGCCGCGTCGGATCCGGGGAGGGTTCTGGAGCTCTCGGTGTGTGTTCCCGAACGCACCACCCGTTCCACGGCGCGCGAATCCGCCGAACTCCTCGCCCGGATCTGGCGCGACGAGGCCGGCCCCGCGGAGGCCTGTGCCGAAGTGCGGTCCGTGATGGCCCAGCAGATCTGGCCGCACCGGCTGGGCTCCGCGTTCGACGACAGCTACCGTCTGGCCGGGAAGACCGGGACGCTGCCCGGCTGGCGCAACGAGGCCGGCGTGATCGAGGAGCCGGGCGGCGGGCGGTGGGCGGTGGCCGTCTTCACCCGCTCCGGCACCCCCGATCTGCGCAACCCCCGGGCGGACCGGGTGATCGGTCAGGTGGCACGACTGGCCATGGACGAGTTCCGGTCCATTGGCTTGTGA
- the menC gene encoding o-succinylbenzoate synthase produces MKLVGVELRRIAMPLVAPFRTSFATLTSREILLVRVETEHHEGYGECVTMADPLYSSEYTDAAVDVLRAHLVPALAALPELDPWAVAPALAAFKGHRMAKAALETAVLDAWLRAHELSMGQWLGATADRVPAGVSVGIMDSVPALLDAVDGYLAEGYRRIKLKIEPGWDVEPVRAVRERFGDDVALQVDANTAYTLADAGQLARLDPYGLLLIEQPLDEEDIRGHAALARRVRTPICLDESIVSARSAADAIAMGACSVVNIKPGRVGGYLEARRIHDVCAAHGVPVWCGGMLETGLGRAANVALAALPGFTLPGDTSASDRYYRTDITEPFVLRDGHLDVPRGPGLGLSPVPELLAAVTGSTEWIGR; encoded by the coding sequence ATGAAGCTCGTCGGTGTGGAACTGCGCCGGATCGCGATGCCCCTGGTGGCACCGTTCCGGACCTCGTTCGCCACCCTGACCAGCCGGGAGATCCTGCTGGTCAGGGTCGAGACGGAGCACCACGAGGGGTACGGCGAGTGCGTCACCATGGCCGATCCGCTGTACTCCTCGGAGTACACCGACGCGGCCGTGGACGTCCTGCGCGCCCATCTGGTGCCCGCGCTCGCCGCGCTCCCGGAGCTCGACCCGTGGGCCGTCGCCCCGGCGCTCGCCGCCTTCAAGGGCCACCGGATGGCCAAGGCCGCGCTGGAGACGGCCGTGCTCGACGCCTGGCTGCGCGCCCATGAGCTGTCGATGGGTCAGTGGCTGGGGGCGACGGCCGACCGGGTGCCGGCCGGGGTGTCGGTCGGCATCATGGACTCGGTCCCCGCTCTCCTCGACGCGGTCGACGGCTATCTGGCCGAGGGGTACCGGCGGATCAAGCTGAAGATCGAGCCCGGCTGGGACGTGGAGCCCGTACGCGCGGTGCGGGAGCGCTTCGGCGACGACGTGGCGCTCCAGGTGGACGCCAACACCGCGTACACCCTGGCGGACGCCGGTCAGCTCGCCCGGCTCGACCCGTACGGTCTGCTGCTGATCGAGCAGCCGCTGGACGAGGAGGACATCCGGGGCCACGCGGCACTGGCGCGGCGGGTGCGTACACCGATCTGTCTGGACGAGTCCATCGTCTCCGCGCGGTCGGCGGCCGACGCGATCGCGATGGGTGCCTGCTCGGTCGTCAACATCAAGCCGGGGCGGGTCGGCGGCTATCTGGAGGCTCGGCGGATCCATGACGTGTGTGCCGCGCACGGCGTCCCGGTGTGGTGCGGCGGGATGCTGGAGACCGGGCTCGGCCGGGCCGCCAACGTCGCGCTCGCCGCGTTGCCGGGCTTCACGCTCCCCGGGGACACCTCCGCCTCCGACCGGTACTACCGCACGGACATCACCGAGCCGTTCGTGCTCAGGGACGGCCATCTCGATGTGCCGCGGGGGCCGGGGCTCGGGCTCTCCCCCGTCCCCGAGCTGCTGGCCGCGGTGACCGGATCGACGGAATGGATCGGCCGATGA